TCGCGAATGGCACGGCGATCAGAAACATCAGTGCGGCAAACAAAAACGCACTGGGGAAACCGCCCACCCGATCAATCAAATAACCGGCGATTCCGGGTCCCAACAGCTGTCCTACCGCGAAAAACACGGTCACATATCCAAGTGACGCTCCCATAAAAACGGGACGCACCTGATCGGTTGAGGATGCCTGTATCAGGGAAAGCATACCGCCAACAGTAAATCCGATAATAATTTGAGACGTCAAGAATCCTAAAAAACCGGGAGCCAGAACAGGGATTAACATCCCGACCGTCGTGATTGCCAAACCAACTACCAACGCCAGCCTCCTGCCAATTTTATCAGAAACATATCCCCATACTGGCCCGCTGGTAATCGAAATCAACCCTCCCAACGCGACGATTTGCCCTGCTGCTGCCGGGTCGATTTGCCGTTCAACCATAAATCCGAACAAAAATGTCATGCAAACCATATAGGGCAGCCCGTTAAAAAAGTAAATCACTGCAACGAGCAATACTTCCTTTTTCTTGTATACTTCACGAAAAGCATCCTGCCTGGTCACTCCTACCCTTTTCTGCAGCTCTGGCGGGTTGCGGAGAATCACTGCCGCCAGCAGAGTGATGCAGCAGGCAATCAGACCGAACAAGATCCATGGCACTCGCCATCCCCACCGTGGGAACGAATCGATCAAAAATGGAATCAGGTAGCCATTCAACAGACTTCCAATCCCCGCTCCGCTGCCTATAAATCCGATCACGACACCTCTTTTATTGGGAAACCACCCCACCAACAGCGCCACGAGAGGAGTAAAGATCATCGCCGTACCGACACCTGCCAGAAGCATCATCGTGAAGCTCCATGCATAGAAGGACAGCAGACCAAGCCCCAACAAACTGAGACTGACCAAAGTACTGCCCCATAAAACGACCCGCTTCGCCCCCCATTTTGCCGTCATTGCGCCAGCAAACATTACCATGCTGAGATAACCTGACGCTGTGGCAGTTCCTAACAACCCCGCCTGTCCGTAGGAAAGCCGCATATCGTTCATCATAAACGGCATGATGACCCCGTAAGCAAACCGCGCAAAACCTAATGCAGCCACATTCAGCAGTATCCCAACAATCACGAACCACCAACTGGCGGCCCTATTGTCTCCTGTCAAATTGCTCATCGTCTCCCTCCCGCCCGCGCTTCCACTGCGTTCTGATCATCTGTAAAAAATGAATAAATGCTCATTTATTTTATGTTCCTGAATATTCGATCATGTTTTTTGAACTCCTCCCCGTTTTTTCAGAAAAGTTTGTGT
The sequence above is a segment of the Effusibacillus dendaii genome. Coding sequences within it:
- a CDS encoding MFS transporter; the protein is MSNLTGDNRAASWWFVIVGILLNVAALGFARFAYGVIMPFMMNDMRLSYGQAGLLGTATASGYLSMVMFAGAMTAKWGAKRVVLWGSTLVSLSLLGLGLLSFYAWSFTMMLLAGVGTAMIFTPLVALLVGWFPNKRGVVIGFIGSGAGIGSLLNGYLIPFLIDSFPRWGWRVPWILFGLIACCITLLAAVILRNPPELQKRVGVTRQDAFREVYKKKEVLLVAVIYFFNGLPYMVCMTFLFGFMVERQIDPAAAGQIVALGGLISITSGPVWGYVSDKIGRRLALVVGLAITTVGMLIPVLAPGFLGFLTSQIIIGFTVGGMLSLIQASSTDQVRPVFMGASLGYVTVFFAVGQLLGPGIAGYLIDRVGGFPSAFLFAALMFLIAVPFAMRLRPPAHSPIPVGRTEYQREV